The proteins below are encoded in one region of Fibrella aestuarina BUZ 2:
- a CDS encoding AGE family epimerase/isomerase: MIVFDQLADLYKRELLTNIIPFWQTHSVDTEQGGFFTCLNRDGSVFDTDKFMWLQGRQVWTFAMLYNRLSPKAEWLDMALHGADFMEKHGRAADGTWYFSTTRAGKPLVQPYNIFSDCFATMGFGQLYKATNEARHADIAQATFQRILDRRHNPKRHWDKSVAGTRPLKNFALPMILCNLSLELEHLLDASLVNNLIDECIHEVMEVFYDESLGLIRENVSPSGAVVDSFEGRHLNPGHAIEAMWFIMDLGERLNNRQLIEKAKDLTLRHLEYGWDPIHGGIFYFLDSKGYPSQHLEWDQKLWWVHVETLVALLKGYQFTGDERCLTWFNTVHDYTFSRFRDADYGEWFGYLNRQGEVLLPLKGGKWKGCFHIPRALYQCWQVLEKLEAKTTETAPLTAEAKG; the protein is encoded by the coding sequence ATGATTGTTTTTGACCAGCTTGCCGACCTCTATAAGCGCGAATTACTGACCAACATCATTCCGTTCTGGCAAACACATTCTGTCGATACCGAACAGGGTGGCTTTTTCACCTGCCTGAACCGCGACGGCTCCGTATTCGACACCGACAAGTTTATGTGGTTGCAGGGCCGGCAGGTCTGGACCTTCGCCATGCTCTACAATCGGCTCAGCCCGAAAGCCGAATGGCTCGACATGGCGCTCCACGGGGCCGATTTCATGGAAAAACACGGCCGCGCCGCCGACGGAACCTGGTACTTTTCGACCACCCGCGCGGGCAAACCGCTGGTGCAGCCGTACAACATTTTTTCGGACTGTTTTGCCACAATGGGGTTTGGGCAACTCTACAAAGCCACCAACGAGGCGCGCCACGCCGACATTGCTCAGGCCACCTTTCAGCGCATCCTCGACCGGCGGCACAACCCCAAACGACATTGGGATAAAAGCGTGGCCGGTACCCGCCCGCTGAAGAATTTTGCCCTGCCCATGATTTTGTGCAACCTGTCGCTCGAACTGGAACACCTGCTGGATGCCTCGCTGGTCAACAACTTGATCGACGAGTGCATTCACGAAGTGATGGAGGTCTTCTACGATGAGTCACTGGGGCTAATTCGGGAAAACGTGTCGCCCAGCGGCGCGGTCGTCGATAGTTTCGAAGGGCGCCACCTCAATCCTGGCCACGCCATCGAAGCGATGTGGTTTATCATGGACCTGGGCGAACGGCTCAACAATCGCCAACTAATCGAAAAAGCCAAAGACCTGACGCTGCGGCACCTCGAATACGGCTGGGACCCGATTCATGGGGGCATTTTCTATTTCCTCGACAGCAAAGGCTATCCCTCGCAGCACCTGGAATGGGATCAGAAACTCTGGTGGGTGCACGTCGAAACGCTGGTGGCCCTGTTGAAAGGCTATCAGTTTACGGGCGACGAGCGCTGCCTGACCTGGTTCAACACCGTGCATGACTACACCTTCAGCCGCTTCCGCGATGCTGATTATGGCGAGTGGTTTGGCTACCTCAACCGGCAGGGCGAGGTGTTGCTGCCCCTCAAAGGCGGCAAATGGAAGGGCTGTTTCCATATTCCGCGTGCCCTGTACCAGTGCTGGCAGGTACTCGAAAAACTGGAAGCAAAGACAACCGAAACCGCCCCGCTGACGGCCGAGGCAAAGGGATAG
- a CDS encoding glycoside hydrolase family 10 protein encodes MRKRVLFCLLCALPALFGQCRSTTVAQPARTDPPVSRHVRGVWLTNVGSQVLGTSAGIRQAVKTCRQSGINHIFVVMWNKGRTLYPSAVMKNTFGIEIDESLQGRDPLRELLDAAHADSIKVYAWMEYGFAAENNGFGEHILRMKPQWAALGQDGKVVVKNGFKWMNALDPEVQDFMLSLLKEVATNYPDLDGIQGDDRLPALPTECGYNPAVLAAYKQETGGSMPTDPKTDVAWVNWRANRLNGFAKRLYTELKAIRPTLQIAMAPSIYPFAKTEYLQDWPTWVQNGWVDLISPQIYRYNIDAYRNELTKITTQQISADKRRLLVPGVLLKVGSYKPDESFLQAMINENRRQQLNGEVFFYYEGLTEQPRFFNTYFTY; translated from the coding sequence ATGCGTAAACGCGTTCTTTTCTGTCTGTTGTGTGCCCTGCCTGCCCTGTTTGGGCAGTGCAGGTCCACAACGGTTGCACAACCTGCCCGCACCGACCCCCCCGTTTCCCGCCATGTGCGGGGCGTTTGGCTCACCAACGTAGGGAGTCAGGTGCTGGGTACGTCGGCGGGCATCCGCCAGGCCGTGAAAACCTGTCGGCAGAGCGGCATCAACCACATCTTCGTGGTCATGTGGAACAAAGGCCGGACCCTGTACCCGTCGGCGGTGATGAAAAACACCTTCGGCATCGAAATCGACGAAAGCCTGCAGGGCCGCGATCCACTGCGCGAACTGCTCGACGCGGCGCATGCCGATTCGATCAAGGTCTACGCCTGGATGGAGTACGGCTTTGCGGCCGAAAATAATGGCTTCGGCGAGCACATACTGCGGATGAAGCCGCAGTGGGCCGCTTTGGGGCAGGATGGCAAGGTCGTGGTTAAAAATGGCTTCAAGTGGATGAACGCCCTCGACCCGGAGGTGCAGGATTTTATGCTGTCGCTGTTGAAAGAGGTAGCCACCAACTACCCCGACCTCGACGGTATTCAGGGCGACGATCGCCTGCCTGCGCTGCCCACCGAATGTGGGTATAACCCGGCTGTTCTGGCGGCATACAAGCAGGAAACGGGCGGGTCGATGCCCACCGATCCTAAAACAGACGTTGCCTGGGTGAACTGGCGGGCCAACCGGCTCAATGGGTTTGCCAAACGGCTCTATACCGAGTTGAAAGCCATTCGGCCAACGCTACAGATTGCCATGGCCCCCAGCATTTATCCGTTTGCCAAAACCGAGTACCTGCAAGATTGGCCAACCTGGGTGCAGAACGGTTGGGTTGATCTGATTTCCCCGCAGATCTACCGCTACAACATCGACGCCTACCGCAATGAGCTGACCAAAATCACCACGCAGCAGATTTCGGCCGATAAACGGCGCCTGCTGGTGCCCGGCGTATTGCTCAAAGTGGGAAGCTACAAACCCGACGAGAGCTTTTTGCAGGCGATGATCAACGAAAACCGACGCCAACAACTCAACGGCGAAGTCTTTTTTTACTACGAAGGACTGACCGAACAGCCCCGCTTTTTTAACACTTATTTTACGTATTGA
- a CDS encoding RagB/SusD family nutrient uptake outer membrane protein — translation MKKIVSIIALAILASGCQDFLNRQPLDTPSSATFYANEAEIRIGLTGVYNAAFWNSRGNVPDLKRVEGTTDLIISRKTDPEALVAMGNQGPFVIGNAMSETGWQQGYRLIARANDLLEGMKRGQAQSSPTAYARMRGEALTLRAWAYLNLITWYGDVVYYTQPLQPDQYETQAQSPKEEIAKALYKDLDEAYAGLELNPAERGRMSKHMALGIKARLAMLIKDYATAAEATNTIIKSGNHSLNPNYQALFTLAGQTANAGREVIGQMMYPAENPNIASWQVVGYTPRQTLGAQSNNFPTQAMVDKFECTDGKRIDESPLYDPANPSRNRDRRLRWTLYMPGDTIEVRMVKTASLPYQNPNQRFIYNIHSDQIFRFNWNTQKYDVVNGNPDFVTSSNSVWQFGSTGAVGGVGYVWRKYNDPDQYAWELKTPFILMRYAEILLTYAEAKIELNQIDGSVTDAINAVRRRAGQPATTLSDQTKLRQLVRRERAVEFATEGLRLFDIRRWGIVKEVLNGPIVGAALNPANVPAVPTFGAKGSVQDLNDIPDYSASVAQRIKSRNETRVNVDKHALWPIPQGELDKNKGLKQNLGW, via the coding sequence ATGAAAAAGATAGTATCGATTATTGCGCTGGCTATACTGGCCTCTGGCTGTCAGGACTTCCTGAACCGGCAGCCGCTGGATACGCCCTCAAGCGCCACTTTTTACGCCAACGAAGCCGAAATCCGAATCGGCCTGACCGGGGTCTACAACGCGGCCTTCTGGAACAGCCGGGGCAACGTACCTGACCTGAAGCGCGTTGAGGGCACCACTGACCTCATCATTTCCCGCAAAACTGATCCCGAAGCACTGGTAGCCATGGGTAATCAGGGGCCATTCGTGATCGGCAACGCCATGTCGGAAACGGGCTGGCAGCAGGGCTACCGACTCATCGCCCGCGCCAACGACCTGCTCGAAGGCATGAAACGGGGGCAGGCCCAGAGCAGCCCGACCGCCTATGCCCGGATGCGGGGCGAAGCCCTGACGCTGCGGGCCTGGGCCTACCTGAACCTGATCACCTGGTATGGCGACGTGGTGTACTACACCCAACCGCTCCAGCCCGATCAGTACGAAACGCAGGCCCAAAGCCCGAAGGAGGAGATTGCCAAAGCGCTCTACAAAGACCTCGACGAAGCCTATGCGGGCCTGGAACTCAACCCCGCCGAACGGGGCCGGATGAGCAAACACATGGCGCTGGGGATCAAAGCCCGGCTGGCTATGCTCATCAAAGACTATGCGACGGCCGCCGAGGCCACCAACACCATCATCAAAAGCGGCAACCACAGCCTGAACCCCAATTATCAGGCCTTGTTTACGCTGGCCGGGCAAACCGCCAATGCGGGCCGGGAGGTGATCGGGCAGATGATGTACCCCGCCGAAAACCCGAACATTGCCTCGTGGCAGGTGGTAGGCTACACCCCCCGCCAGACGCTGGGTGCCCAGAGCAACAACTTCCCGACGCAGGCGATGGTCGACAAGTTTGAATGCACTGACGGCAAGCGCATCGACGAATCGCCCTTGTATGACCCGGCCAACCCGAGCCGCAACCGCGACCGCCGCCTGCGCTGGACGCTCTACATGCCGGGCGATACCATCGAAGTCAGAATGGTCAAAACGGCCAGCCTGCCGTATCAGAACCCCAATCAGCGGTTTATCTACAACATCCACAGCGACCAGATTTTCCGCTTCAACTGGAATACGCAGAAGTACGATGTCGTCAACGGCAACCCCGACTTCGTGACCTCGTCCAACAGCGTGTGGCAGTTTGGGTCGACGGGGGCCGTGGGCGGCGTTGGGTACGTCTGGCGCAAGTACAACGACCCCGACCAGTATGCCTGGGAGTTGAAAACGCCGTTCATTCTGATGCGGTACGCCGAAATTTTGCTGACCTACGCCGAGGCTAAAATCGAACTGAACCAGATCGACGGGTCAGTGACGGACGCCATCAACGCCGTTCGGCGGCGGGCGGGACAACCGGCTACCACCCTGTCTGACCAGACCAAGCTGCGGCAGTTGGTTCGTCGGGAGCGGGCCGTCGAGTTTGCGACCGAAGGCCTGCGCCTGTTCGACATTCGGCGGTGGGGGATCGTCAAAGAAGTCCTAAACGGCCCCATCGTGGGGGCGGCGCTGAATCCGGCCAACGTACCGGCTGTGCCAACGTTTGGCGCCAAAGGATCGGTGCAGGACCTGAACGATATCCCTGACTATTCGGCCAGCGTGGCCCAGCGGATCAAAAGCCGCAACGAGACCCGCGTCAACGTCGACAAGCACGCGCTCTGGCCAATTCCACAGGGCGAGCTGGATAAGAACAAAGGCCTCAAGCAGAATCTGGGCTGGTAA
- a CDS encoding SusC/RagA family TonB-linked outer membrane protein, with translation MKRFLFLLLLAIGWTSAMAQSIAIKGKIIDGDTREGVVGANVAVKGTNKGTSTDASGNFSLVVDQGATLIVSSIGYDNAEVIANSAELAITLKPNDRTLSEVVVVGYGVQKKANLTGSVTQLKSTDLLKRQVGTTSNLLQGLAPGVSVFQGSGKPGADSPTIRIRGIGSIFSSQAPLILIDGVVSSLDNVDANAIESITVLKDAASTAVYGSRAANGVVLVKTKRGGTGGIKVGYNVFVTKQEATNIPQKVSAVEHMELSNVAQRNQTGNPNAFVFSQALIDKYKSTAPDNLEVFDNDWVKLLLTNSGLMQNHNLTVEAGSEKASLFASVSYLNQQGLIPNNSFNRFDLRLNPDIRFNDKLRLTSVLFFNQSTRTEPAGGSPEFIIRQAIGLPATGPAKFGDGMYGDAGQSNRRNPLGQAESSGLLQVITPSFLGKASFIYTPIKALEIEASAAREQWYPNTKRFQKNYNVYAPNIANKSYDLVAPYPGTNALSESYSTNYRTTYLAQATYTYRDAKNEAKLLVGAQTEEGVTRSLGASRSDFINEGLPYLSLGGANRDNSGGANEYALAGFYGRLNYAFQDKYLLEVNGRYDGSSRFAQALDRQWGFFPSASAGWVFSNEKFFSGLSSVISFAKIRASYGTLGNQGVPELYPFAGTYASGNDYYFNNTINQGLALTDAVNAGTTWEQSTQFDVGVDFQLLKGLSITADYYVRKISDILMRRPIPGYVGLNPALLNLGKMENRGWEVSATYRNRIGGLRYDITGVLSDVQNKVTELPGVPYIDEGLLRSAEGYPLRSYYGYQAIGYFQSKEEIASSPTHFFTPAPGDIKYADLNGDGKVNADDRTFIGNSFPRYEYSINANLSYGIFDLNLFGQGVGKKENYISGTGAWPFFAGDFIPSLLAIHKDYWTPENPNATFPRLLPAIGVNGTNSSFWVKNSAYFRLKNVNLGVRLPDALTTKLGIGSARFYVSAQNLFTLTPFWKGFDPEINNNTAEFYPLIKTYTVGLNLKF, from the coding sequence ATGAAACGATTTCTATTCCTCCTCCTGCTGGCGATAGGCTGGACCTCGGCAATGGCGCAGTCGATTGCCATTAAGGGGAAAATTATTGACGGCGACACCCGCGAAGGCGTGGTTGGTGCCAACGTCGCCGTGAAAGGCACCAACAAGGGCACTTCCACTGATGCCTCCGGCAACTTTTCGCTGGTTGTTGATCAGGGCGCTACCCTGATTGTCTCCAGCATTGGGTATGACAACGCCGAGGTAATTGCCAACAGCGCGGAGCTAGCGATTACGCTGAAGCCTAACGACCGCACCCTGTCGGAAGTGGTGGTGGTCGGTTATGGCGTTCAGAAGAAAGCCAACCTCACCGGGTCGGTCACCCAATTGAAGTCGACCGACCTGCTGAAACGGCAGGTGGGTACGACCAGCAACCTGTTGCAGGGCCTGGCGCCCGGGGTGTCCGTATTTCAGGGGTCGGGTAAGCCCGGTGCCGATTCCCCCACCATCCGAATTCGGGGTATTGGCTCGATCTTCTCCAGCCAGGCGCCGCTTATCCTGATTGATGGGGTGGTATCGAGCCTCGACAACGTGGATGCCAACGCCATTGAAAGCATTACGGTGCTGAAAGATGCCGCGTCGACCGCCGTCTACGGCTCGCGGGCGGCCAACGGCGTCGTGCTCGTCAAGACCAAACGGGGCGGCACGGGCGGCATCAAAGTGGGCTACAACGTCTTCGTGACGAAGCAGGAAGCGACCAACATTCCCCAGAAGGTAAGCGCCGTGGAGCACATGGAGCTGAGCAATGTGGCGCAGCGCAATCAGACCGGCAACCCCAATGCGTTTGTGTTTTCGCAGGCGCTCATCGATAAGTACAAAAGCACTGCCCCCGACAACCTGGAGGTGTTCGACAACGACTGGGTGAAGCTGCTGCTGACCAACAGCGGCCTGATGCAGAACCACAACCTTACCGTGGAAGCGGGCAGCGAAAAGGCCAGCCTGTTTGCTTCGGTGTCGTACCTGAATCAGCAGGGGCTGATTCCGAACAACAGCTTTAATCGGTTTGACCTGCGTCTGAACCCCGACATTCGATTTAATGACAAGCTTCGGCTCACGTCGGTGCTGTTCTTCAACCAGTCGACCCGCACCGAACCCGCTGGCGGCAGCCCCGAATTCATCATCCGGCAGGCCATTGGGTTACCGGCCACCGGCCCCGCGAAGTTTGGCGATGGCATGTATGGGGATGCTGGGCAGTCCAACCGGCGTAACCCGTTGGGCCAGGCTGAATCAAGCGGTCTGTTGCAGGTGATTACGCCTAGTTTCTTGGGTAAAGCCTCGTTCATTTATACGCCCATCAAGGCGCTGGAAATTGAGGCAAGTGCGGCCCGTGAGCAGTGGTATCCCAACACGAAGCGGTTCCAGAAAAACTACAATGTGTATGCGCCCAACATCGCCAATAAGTCCTACGACCTGGTGGCGCCGTATCCCGGTACCAACGCCCTTTCGGAAAGCTACTCGACCAACTACCGGACAACGTACCTGGCGCAGGCTACCTACACCTACCGCGATGCTAAAAACGAAGCGAAACTGCTCGTGGGCGCTCAGACGGAGGAGGGCGTTACCCGCAGCCTGGGTGCCTCGCGCTCTGACTTCATCAACGAAGGGCTGCCGTACCTCTCGCTGGGTGGCGCCAACCGAGATAACTCGGGTGGGGCCAACGAATATGCGCTGGCGGGCTTCTATGGCCGTCTGAACTACGCGTTTCAGGACAAATACCTGCTTGAGGTAAATGGCCGCTACGATGGCTCGTCGCGGTTCGCGCAGGCCCTCGACCGGCAGTGGGGTTTCTTCCCGTCGGCGTCGGCGGGCTGGGTATTCAGCAATGAAAAATTCTTCTCGGGGCTGAGCTCGGTGATTTCCTTCGCCAAAATCCGGGCGTCGTACGGCACGTTGGGCAATCAGGGCGTACCTGAACTGTATCCGTTTGCCGGTACGTATGCGTCGGGCAACGACTATTATTTCAACAATACCATCAATCAGGGCCTGGCGCTGACCGACGCGGTAAATGCGGGTACTACCTGGGAACAATCGACGCAATTCGACGTAGGTGTTGATTTTCAATTGCTCAAAGGCCTGAGCATCACGGCGGATTATTACGTTCGAAAGATCTCGGACATTCTGATGCGCCGCCCAATCCCGGGTTATGTGGGCCTGAACCCGGCCCTGCTTAACCTGGGCAAAATGGAAAACCGGGGCTGGGAGGTATCGGCTACCTACCGCAACCGCATCGGCGGGCTGCGCTACGACATAACGGGCGTGTTGTCTGACGTACAAAATAAAGTGACCGAGCTGCCAGGCGTGCCCTACATCGACGAGGGGCTGCTGCGCTCGGCCGAGGGCTACCCGCTTCGGTCGTACTACGGGTATCAGGCCATCGGTTATTTTCAGTCGAAAGAAGAGATTGCGTCCAGCCCCACCCACTTTTTCACCCCGGCGCCCGGCGATATCAAATATGCTGACCTGAACGGTGATGGCAAAGTCAACGCCGACGACCGGACCTTTATCGGCAACAGCTTTCCCCGCTACGAATACAGCATCAACGCCAACCTGTCGTACGGCATTTTCGACCTGAACCTGTTTGGGCAGGGCGTGGGTAAGAAAGAAAACTACATCTCGGGCACGGGTGCCTGGCCTTTCTTCGCCGGGGATTTCATTCCGTCGCTGCTGGCGATTCATAAAGATTACTGGACGCCCGAGAACCCCAACGCTACGTTCCCGCGCCTGTTGCCCGCCATCGGTGTCAACGGAACCAACTCGTCGTTCTGGGTGAAAAATTCGGCCTATTTCCGCCTCAAAAACGTGAATCTGGGCGTCCGCCTGCCCGACGCCCTCACCACCAAGCTGGGCATTGGCTCGGCCCGTTTTTACGTCAGCGCGCAGAACCTGTTTACCCTTACGCCCTTCTGGAAAGGCTTCGATCCGGAGATCAACAACAACACGGCTGAGTTTTACCCGCTCATCAAAACCTACACCGTTGGTCTAAACCTGAAATTCTGA
- a CDS encoding DUF4127 family protein — MRSWFSLCLSLLLTLLACNQVEAQATARILLIPLDDRPPCLQFPVQMGKIGDVDVVTPPRELLGRFTDVGKSDELIRWLRTQSLTQFDAAIISVDMLAYGGLVGSRIHGVPEKEALDRLAVIRELRRKAPTLKIYGSSVIMRLAPTADGKNEAYREKLAKWAEVSPDPVQQELTRQLEAAIPAAALADYKQARVRNLRVNEYAVKLTNDKVFDYLIVSQDDAKPKGVHIRDRETLTAAVQRAKLTGRVAIQPGADEVSMLLLARAVSDRYDYHPRIKAIYSSETAANTVMPYEDRPLRQTVSFHLNAVGAREVTDPEQADILYYVFASRFDTGSAQQFASQIINSPPAKGLIIADVDPKGDVQGGDIPFTEALKQTSIFARAYGYACWNTAGNTIGTALPHGILAGVSRVVAKRNAAAVGRMNRAQLWFMLNRLLDDYTYHSIIRPKANKRCRANQWNAYRLTPEQTAAVEAYCQQELTPIASEVAAEFFPKASGRSCSINNLRFSLPWNRTFEAEIDFDVTDRP, encoded by the coding sequence ATGCGTAGCTGGTTTTCACTGTGTTTGAGTCTGCTACTGACGCTGCTTGCTTGTAATCAAGTTGAGGCGCAGGCAACGGCTCGTATCCTGCTGATTCCCCTCGATGATCGCCCCCCCTGTTTGCAGTTTCCGGTGCAGATGGGCAAGATTGGCGATGTCGACGTGGTGACGCCGCCACGCGAGTTGCTCGGCCGGTTTACGGACGTAGGCAAATCCGACGAGCTTATCCGCTGGCTACGTACCCAGTCGCTGACCCAGTTCGACGCGGCCATTATCTCGGTCGATATGCTCGCCTATGGGGGGCTCGTGGGTTCGCGCATTCATGGGGTGCCCGAAAAAGAAGCGCTCGACCGCCTCGCGGTTATCCGGGAACTGCGCCGTAAAGCACCGACTCTGAAGATATATGGGTCCAGCGTGATTATGCGGCTGGCCCCAACCGCCGACGGCAAAAACGAAGCCTACCGGGAGAAGCTGGCGAAATGGGCCGAAGTCTCACCCGATCCAGTTCAGCAGGAACTGACCCGACAGCTCGAAGCGGCCATTCCCGCCGCGGCCTTAGCCGACTACAAACAGGCCCGCGTGCGTAACCTACGGGTCAATGAATACGCAGTTAAGCTGACCAACGACAAAGTATTTGACTACCTGATTGTCTCGCAGGACGACGCCAAACCGAAGGGCGTGCACATCCGGGACCGCGAGACACTGACCGCCGCCGTCCAACGGGCGAAGCTGACCGGGAGAGTAGCCATTCAGCCGGGGGCCGACGAGGTATCGATGCTGCTGCTGGCCCGGGCGGTCTCGGATCGGTATGACTACCATCCGCGCATCAAAGCCATTTACTCGTCTGAAACCGCTGCCAATACGGTAATGCCCTACGAAGACCGGCCCCTGCGACAAACTGTTAGCTTTCACCTGAACGCGGTGGGCGCGCGGGAGGTAACCGACCCGGAGCAGGCCGACATCTTGTATTATGTGTTTGCCTCGCGCTTCGACACGGGCAGCGCGCAGCAGTTTGCCAGCCAGATCATCAATAGCCCCCCGGCCAAAGGCCTCATCATTGCCGACGTAGACCCCAAAGGTGACGTGCAGGGCGGCGACATTCCGTTCACCGAAGCGCTGAAACAGACCTCTATCTTCGCTCGGGCGTATGGCTACGCCTGCTGGAACACGGCCGGTAACACCATCGGCACGGCCCTCCCCCACGGCATCCTGGCGGGCGTGTCGCGCGTGGTGGCCAAACGCAATGCCGCGGCTGTCGGGCGGATGAATCGGGCGCAGCTATGGTTCATGCTGAACCGATTACTGGATGATTACACGTATCATTCCATCATTCGCCCCAAGGCCAACAAACGGTGCCGCGCCAACCAATGGAACGCTTACCGGCTGACGCCCGAACAGACGGCGGCGGTTGAAGCCTATTGCCAGCAGGAACTGACCCCCATCGCCAGCGAGGTCGCCGCCGAGTTCTTTCCGAAAGCGAGTGGCCGCTCGTGCTCCATCAACAATCTGCGCTTCAGCCTGCCCTGGAACCGTACGTTTGAAGCCGAAATCGATTTCGACGTAACTGACCGTCCGTAA
- a CDS encoding hydantoinase/oxoprolinase family protein translates to MKRQVRVGIDVGGTFTDVVVVDHATREVISQLKVPTTHHATQGVALGIINAINRALAELSVDPDDVLFIAHSTTQATNALLEGDVAKVGIIGMGSGWEALKAKSDTNVPDIELAPSRWLHTEHVFCSNRHLNADLIDRQLAAFRQQGVDVVVASEAFGVDHNENEAFVGERARQAGMLATSGHDVSTLYGLRTRTRTAVINGAILPKMIHTATMTDACVKQAGITAPLMIMRSDGGVMSVEEVHRRPIMTMLSGPAAGIAGALMHERVSDGIFIEVGGTSADISVIRDGQPQTKNARVGGHRTYLNTLDVRTLAIAGGSMIREAGGKLVDVGSRSAHIAGLAYACFQPAELFENARLVHLRPTGKDADDYTAIETTDGQRFALTPTCAANLLGIIPDTAFAKGNTNAARLAFKPLADKIGMTADETARLVLDISCRKVAKQLDELIAEYHLDRNTVELIGGGGGAASLVLFTGELMGLPARLAKKAEVISTIGVALAMVRDTIERNMVDPSPEDILAVRREATEAVMKIGALPETIEVQIEVDIRRNLVRATAFGTTELRKEDAAKRTTLEDCRASAARSMRANVPDVQLLGQTSGLYAFGVETESSTFFGLFRKRQLAVRVTDKTGVVRLQRNQAEVYTTEISQVTAELEQVITNLTNFGDAGRSLPDIQILTGNRIINLSGLAELEQALALAQTELENRPGDEPIVLIAARKQ, encoded by the coding sequence ATGAAAAGACAAGTCCGGGTGGGTATCGACGTCGGCGGTACGTTCACCGATGTCGTCGTGGTCGATCATGCCACGCGCGAAGTCATTTCGCAGTTGAAGGTCCCAACCACGCACCATGCCACGCAGGGTGTCGCGCTAGGCATTATCAACGCCATCAACCGCGCCCTGGCCGAGCTGTCCGTCGACCCCGACGACGTGCTGTTTATTGCGCATTCCACCACCCAGGCTACCAACGCCCTGCTCGAAGGCGACGTCGCCAAGGTCGGTATCATTGGAATGGGCAGCGGCTGGGAAGCCCTGAAGGCGAAGTCGGATACCAACGTACCTGACATCGAACTGGCGCCAAGCCGCTGGCTGCATACCGAGCATGTTTTCTGCTCGAACCGGCACCTGAACGCCGACCTTATCGACCGGCAGTTGGCGGCCTTCCGGCAGCAGGGCGTCGACGTAGTAGTGGCTTCCGAAGCCTTTGGCGTCGACCACAACGAGAACGAGGCCTTCGTGGGCGAGCGGGCGCGACAGGCAGGGATGCTCGCCACCAGCGGCCACGATGTATCGACGCTCTACGGCCTGCGCACCCGTACTCGCACCGCCGTGATCAACGGGGCCATTCTGCCCAAAATGATCCACACCGCCACCATGACCGATGCCTGTGTGAAACAGGCGGGCATCACCGCCCCGCTGATGATCATGCGCTCGGACGGAGGCGTAATGAGCGTGGAGGAAGTGCACCGCCGCCCCATCATGACCATGCTCTCCGGCCCGGCGGCGGGCATTGCGGGGGCCCTCATGCACGAGCGCGTATCCGACGGTATTTTCATCGAAGTGGGTGGCACCAGCGCCGATATTTCCGTTATCCGCGATGGACAGCCTCAAACCAAAAACGCGCGGGTTGGCGGGCATCGAACGTACCTGAACACCCTCGATGTACGTACCCTGGCTATCGCCGGCGGCAGCATGATTCGCGAAGCCGGGGGCAAACTGGTCGACGTGGGGTCGCGGTCGGCGCATATTGCGGGTCTCGCCTACGCCTGTTTCCAGCCCGCCGAGTTGTTCGAGAACGCCCGGCTGGTACACCTCCGCCCCACCGGCAAAGACGCTGACGATTACACGGCCATCGAGACCACCGACGGGCAGCGGTTTGCGCTCACACCCACCTGCGCCGCCAACCTGCTCGGTATCATTCCCGACACGGCGTTTGCCAAAGGCAATACCAACGCCGCCCGGCTGGCGTTTAAACCTCTGGCCGACAAAATCGGGATGACCGCCGACGAGACAGCCCGACTGGTGCTGGACATTTCGTGCCGGAAAGTCGCCAAACAGTTGGACGAGCTCATTGCCGAATATCACCTTGACCGCAACACCGTTGAGCTGATTGGCGGGGGCGGCGGCGCGGCTTCCCTAGTGTTGTTTACGGGTGAACTGATGGGCCTGCCTGCTCGCCTGGCCAAGAAAGCTGAGGTCATTTCGACCATCGGCGTGGCGCTGGCGATGGTGCGCGATACCATTGAACGGAACATGGTTGACCCCTCGCCCGAGGATATTCTGGCCGTTCGGCGCGAAGCCACCGAAGCGGTCATGAAAATAGGCGCGCTGCCCGAAACTATTGAAGTGCAGATCGAAGTCGACATTCGGCGGAATCTGGTGCGGGCTACGGCCTTCGGCACCACCGAGCTCCGCAAAGAAGACGCCGCCAAACGCACCACGCTTGAGGATTGCCGCGCTTCGGCGGCCCGGTCAATGCGGGCCAACGTACCTGACGTGCAGTTGTTGGGCCAGACGAGTGGCTTGTACGCGTTTGGCGTCGAAACCGAATCCAGCACCTTTTTCGGCCTCTTCCGAAAACGGCAACTGGCCGTTCGGGTGACCGACAAAACGGGCGTTGTGCGGCTGCAACGAAACCAGGCCGAGGTCTACACGACCGAAATCAGCCAGGTAACGGCCGAGCTTGAACAGGTGATTACCAACCTGACCAACTTCGGCGACGCCGGCCGCAGCCTGCCCGACATCCAAATCCTGACCGGTAACCGCATCATCAACCTGTCGGGGCTAGCCGAGTTGGAACAGGCGCTGGCGCTGGCCCAGACCGAACTCGAAAACAGACCCGGCGACGAACCCATTGTGCTGATTGCCGCCCGCAAGCAATAG